The following are from one region of the Phormidium sp. PBR-2020 genome:
- a CDS encoding glycosyltransferase family 4 protein produces the protein MRIAQVSPLWEKVPPPGYGGIELVVGHLTDELCRRGHQVTLFASGDSQTLADLDAVCPQALRLDPNVIEPHAYHILQYKRVLEQANEFDIIHFHMGYPALPYAEMMTTAVVHTLHNGFNPESHEVFRQYRNQNYISISDAQQQRVPELNFVGTVHNGIAIEDYPFVETPATDPPYLAFLGRFSPEKGPHHAIEIAKRTGWTLKMAGKIDRVDRCYFDEQIFPHIDGTQIQYHGELSHDDKAKLLGYATASLFPITWDEPFGLVSIESMCTGTPVIAFGRGAVPEIIVQGTTGFICNTLEEMVAAVSQVTTLNRQASRDLVSRGFSVSSMVEKYEAAYQQVLDERWSQNGHRVTTASPLVVVS, from the coding sequence ATGAGAATTGCCCAAGTTTCACCCCTATGGGAAAAAGTTCCACCCCCTGGCTATGGTGGCATTGAACTCGTTGTTGGCCACCTCACCGATGAACTCTGTCGGCGAGGTCATCAGGTGACCCTCTTCGCCTCCGGGGATTCGCAAACCTTGGCGGACTTAGATGCCGTTTGTCCCCAGGCCCTACGACTTGATCCCAACGTAATCGAACCCCATGCGTACCACATCCTGCAATACAAACGGGTTCTCGAACAAGCCAACGAATTTGACATTATCCACTTCCACATGGGGTATCCAGCATTACCCTACGCCGAAATGATGACCACTGCGGTGGTTCATACCCTGCATAACGGCTTTAACCCTGAAAGCCACGAGGTCTTTCGGCAATATCGCAACCAAAACTATATCAGTATTAGCGATGCCCAACAGCAGCGCGTTCCCGAACTAAACTTTGTGGGAACCGTCCATAATGGCATTGCCATCGAGGACTATCCCTTCGTCGAAACCCCTGCCACCGATCCCCCCTACCTTGCATTTCTGGGTCGTTTCTCCCCGGAAAAAGGGCCGCACCACGCCATTGAAATTGCCAAACGGACTGGATGGACCTTAAAAATGGCTGGCAAGATTGATCGAGTTGACCGCTGTTACTTTGACGAACAGATTTTCCCTCACATCGATGGAACACAAATTCAATACCACGGAGAACTCTCCCATGACGACAAAGCAAAATTGCTCGGATATGCTACAGCTAGCCTATTCCCCATTACCTGGGATGAACCCTTTGGCTTAGTTAGCATCGAGTCTATGTGTACAGGAACCCCAGTAATTGCCTTTGGCCGGGGGGCAGTTCCTGAAATTATTGTCCAGGGAACAACGGGGTTCATCTGCAATACCCTAGAGGAGATGGTCGCAGCCGTATCTCAAGTCACGACATTGAATCGTCAAGCGAGTCGTGATTTAGTCTCTCGCGGTTTTAGTGTGAGCAGCATGGTGGAGAAATACGAGGCGGCCTATCAACAGGTGTTGGACGAACGGTGGTCACAAAATGGTCATCGAGTGACGACAGCCTCTCCTCTGGTTGTGGTGTCGTGA
- the rbfA gene encoding 30S ribosome-binding factor RbfA, giving the protein MATNRRTSRVASLIKREVSDLLLHGIKDDRVGAGMVSITDVNVSGDLQHAKIFVSIYGTDQARAETMEGLASATSYVRRELGSRVRLRRTPEVQFVEDRSLERGDRTLDLLNRIARSSEEDTETP; this is encoded by the coding sequence ATGGCTACTAACCGTCGCACTTCCCGCGTGGCTTCCCTGATTAAACGGGAAGTTAGTGATTTGTTGCTGCATGGCATTAAAGACGATCGCGTCGGGGCTGGCATGGTCAGCATTACGGATGTTAATGTCTCGGGAGATTTACAACACGCTAAAATCTTCGTCAGTATCTATGGTACTGATCAGGCCCGGGCGGAAACGATGGAGGGATTGGCGTCGGCCACCAGTTATGTCCGACGGGAACTCGGATCACGGGTGCGGCTACGGCGCACTCCTGAGGTGCAGTTCGTTGAAGATCGCTCCCTCGAACGGGGCGATCGCACTCTCGATCTCCTGAATCGTATTGCCCGTTCGTCTGAGGAAGACACCGAAACTCCTTAG
- a CDS encoding DUF751 domain-containing protein, protein MATGNENFWLNVSRYPRYLITFIFGTFYVIYDWIKPLAKERPLFLGLVITFMIALFMFMYFTLEAMLGISTVQL, encoded by the coding sequence ATGGCTACTGGTAACGAAAATTTCTGGTTAAATGTCTCCCGCTATCCTCGCTATCTGATTACCTTCATTTTTGGCACGTTTTACGTCATCTATGACTGGATTAAGCCTCTGGCCAAGGAACGACCTCTGTTTTTGGGCTTGGTGATCACGTTTATGATTGCCCTGTTCATGTTTATGTACTTCACCCTTGAGGCAATGCTGGGGATCTCGACGGTTCAACTTTAA
- a CDS encoding CHAT domain-containing protein — MKQLFQFLALAASVVWLTIALSGWPTAAMTVAMTGWATLARSEPAVVVEGTPADDPQELLRQGRQDYGRGQFQAALTAWEAAEREFARQGNAIDRAMVLSNQALALQQLDRLDEALNAVARSRDLLDIEDIDGSDVNGRRRRVLAQVLNTEAALLLDLGRAEAALEIWEQAERRYQQLGEDSQVLQTRINQAQALHVLGYYRRAQGTLEAVNAQLAERPDSRLKVVSLYQLGNTLRSLGQLDAAQTALTESLAIAKTLDSQPDIISAWLGLANTARSRQTPTGRQAALDYYQQAAAGAASPLEWMQAQVDRFSLLVESQQLRGARELLPEIQAYLETHRESLSSRRSGLFAQLKFARTAIALGEQRDGHLLNRRSIANLLAEIHRRAKALGDRRVQSYALGDLGHLYEQAQQWDEAETLTEQALDLARQLPNAPDVAYRWEWQLGRIVKARGNVQEAIALYGEAVKSLQAMRQDLAVVNTAVQFSFQDSVEPVYRQLMALLLSADSTQAYANSNNIPNTDIGQLQSPSQSRLEQVRDLIESLQVAELDDFFKQACLDVTPVALDDIDSKTALVYTVLLDAESPDLQRIDVIARLPNQGLKHYSTTVTKTELTTTVNQLKKVLVEDPIERRRFRTTTLLPLSQKLYSWLLEPLETDLTDSNVDTIAFVLDGPLRNLPMSILHDGDRYLVQQYSLALSPGLKLIDPKPLERGTMTALIAGLSEEVTQDFPPLPGVLIEVEAIRDRIPNSQVLLNQDYTKTNIQETLQRKHYSIVHLATHGQFSSSSEETFILTWPSEVDNNYRINVNELQNLLQTRDISGEAIELLVLSACQTAAGDDRAALGLAGVAFRAGARSTIATLWPVSDEATSTMMTQFYQELSDPSLTRSEALRRAQNALIDSDRFAHPFFWAPYTLIGNWL; from the coding sequence ATGAAACAGCTTTTCCAATTTCTTGCCCTCGCCGCCAGTGTCGTCTGGCTCACCATCGCCTTGAGTGGTTGGCCCACAGCGGCTATGACGGTAGCCATGACGGGATGGGCAACCCTCGCTCGTTCTGAACCTGCTGTTGTGGTGGAGGGTACGCCAGCGGATGACCCTCAAGAGTTGCTGCGCCAAGGTCGCCAAGATTATGGCCGGGGACAGTTTCAAGCGGCGTTAACGGCTTGGGAAGCGGCGGAACGAGAGTTTGCTCGTCAGGGAAATGCGATCGATCGCGCGATGGTGTTGAGTAATCAAGCTCTGGCTCTACAACAGCTCGATCGCCTCGATGAAGCGCTCAACGCCGTCGCCAGAAGTCGAGATCTACTGGACATCGAGGATATCGATGGCTCTGATGTTAATGGGCGGCGAAGGCGCGTTTTGGCTCAAGTCCTCAACACTGAAGCGGCCCTACTCCTGGATCTCGGACGAGCTGAGGCGGCCCTTGAGATCTGGGAACAGGCCGAGAGACGCTATCAGCAACTCGGGGAGGACAGCCAAGTGCTGCAAACTCGCATCAACCAAGCCCAGGCGCTTCACGTTTTGGGCTATTACCGTCGCGCTCAGGGAACTCTGGAGGCGGTGAATGCACAGTTGGCTGAGCGCCCTGATTCACGGCTGAAGGTGGTGAGTTTGTACCAGTTGGGCAATACATTGCGATCGCTCGGCCAACTCGATGCGGCCCAAACGGCGTTGACGGAGAGTTTAGCCATCGCCAAAACCCTCGACTCTCAGCCCGATATCATTTCCGCCTGGTTGGGGTTGGCCAACACCGCGCGATCGCGGCAAACTCCCACGGGACGACAAGCGGCTTTAGACTATTACCAGCAGGCGGCGGCGGGGGCTGCGTCTCCTCTTGAATGGATGCAAGCTCAGGTGGATCGATTCAGCTTGTTGGTTGAAAGCCAGCAGCTACGGGGAGCGCGGGAGTTGTTACCCGAGATTCAAGCTTATCTGGAAACTCACCGTGAATCGCTGTCAAGCCGCCGCAGTGGTTTGTTTGCTCAGTTGAAATTCGCCCGCACTGCGATCGCCCTCGGGGAGCAAAGGGACGGCCATCTCCTCAATCGCCGCTCCATCGCCAACTTGCTCGCCGAGATTCACCGACGGGCGAAGGCTTTGGGCGATCGACGGGTTCAGTCTTATGCACTGGGAGATTTGGGGCATCTCTATGAACAAGCGCAACAATGGGATGAGGCGGAAACCTTGACGGAACAAGCCTTAGACCTGGCCCGACAACTCCCCAATGCTCCTGATGTGGCCTATCGCTGGGAATGGCAGTTAGGACGAATTGTGAAGGCGCGTGGCAACGTTCAGGAGGCGATCGCCCTCTATGGGGAAGCGGTTAAGTCTCTGCAAGCCATGCGTCAAGATCTCGCGGTTGTGAATACAGCGGTTCAGTTCTCGTTTCAAGATAGCGTTGAGCCGGTTTATCGCCAACTAATGGCGCTGCTTTTATCGGCTGATTCTACCCAAGCTTATGCGAATTCAAATAACATCCCTAACACAGATATTGGACAATTACAAAGTCCTTCACAATCGAGGTTAGAACAAGTTAGAGACTTGATTGAATCCTTACAAGTTGCTGAATTAGATGACTTTTTTAAACAAGCTTGCTTGGATGTAACTCCCGTTGCCTTGGATGACATCGACTCAAAAACAGCCCTGGTCTATACAGTCCTTTTAGATGCAGAGTCTCCCGACCTACAACGCATTGATGTCATTGCTCGGCTGCCAAATCAGGGGTTGAAACACTACAGCACAACGGTCACAAAAACCGAATTAACAACCACCGTTAACCAACTTAAAAAAGTATTAGTTGAAGACCCCATCGAGCGAAGACGATTTAGAACCACAACCCTACTACCTCTGTCTCAAAAACTCTATAGTTGGTTACTCGAACCCCTGGAAACTGACCTCACCGACAGCAACGTTGATACCATCGCTTTTGTCTTAGACGGGCCGTTACGGAACCTTCCCATGTCGATTCTCCACGACGGCGATCGCTATCTTGTGCAACAGTACAGCCTCGCCCTCAGTCCTGGCTTAAAACTCATCGACCCCAAACCCTTAGAACGGGGTACCATGACGGCCCTCATCGCGGGATTATCTGAAGAAGTGACCCAGGATTTCCCCCCCTTACCGGGGGTTCTCATCGAAGTCGAGGCCATCCGCGATCGCATTCCCAACAGTCAGGTGTTGTTGAATCAGGACTATACCAAAACGAACATTCAAGAAACCTTGCAGCGGAAGCACTATTCGATTGTCCATCTAGCCACCCACGGTCAATTCAGCTCCAGTAGCGAGGAGACCTTCATTTTAACCTGGCCCTCTGAGGTGGACAATAACTACCGCATCAACGTCAACGAACTGCAAAACCTGTTGCAAACCCGAGATATTAGTGGAGAGGCGATCGAGTTATTAGTTCTCAGCGCCTGTCAAACCGCAGCAGGGGACGATCGCGCAGCTTTGGGATTAGCCGGTGTTGCCTTCCGTGCGGGCGCTCGTAGTACCATCGCCACCCTTTGGCCCGTCAGCGACGAAGCCACCAGCACCATGATGACGCAATTCTATCAAGAACTCTCAGATCCCAGCCTCACTCGCAGTGAAGCCCTACGTCGCGCCCAAAATGCCCTCATTGACTCCGATCGCTTCGCTCATCCCTTTTTCTGGGCCCCCTATACCCTGATCGGAAATTGGTTGTGA
- a CDS encoding S-layer family protein yields MGLSFAWELTPRSDITATSELGLEFSGIVAIISPDVNPTSGLTALPQSPVDVSRLLGTGCSPQTISSFTVTGRGGLPPGPTDLLDRTRVLPDLGPELDVSTPEATPESGGLIDRTSAPLVEATGWMRQSDGAVVLLMAEAMRSDVWQPLSGCGED; encoded by the coding sequence TTGGGACTGAGTTTCGCATGGGAGTTAACTCCCAGAAGTGATATTACCGCTACGTCGGAACTGGGACTGGAGTTTAGCGGGATTGTTGCCATTATTTCACCTGATGTCAATCCGACCTCAGGATTGACAGCTTTGCCGCAAAGTCCGGTAGATGTGTCCCGGTTGTTGGGGACGGGATGTTCTCCGCAAACTATCAGCAGTTTTACGGTGACGGGACGGGGCGGATTGCCCCCAGGTCCGACGGATTTACTCGATCGCACCCGAGTTTTGCCCGATTTAGGCCCCGAGTTGGATGTCTCAACCCCTGAGGCGACTCCTGAGTCGGGCGGACTGATTGATCGCACCTCGGCCCCTCTGGTGGAAGCGACGGGGTGGATGCGTCAGTCTGATGGCGCTGTGGTGTTGCTGATGGCTGAGGCGATGCGGTCTGATGTCTGGCAACCGCTGAGCGGCTGCGGCGAGGATTAA
- a CDS encoding transposase — MYVCEFKVRANAEQRRAIDEAIRTAGFIRNKCLRLWMDVRGTGKAEMSAYCAVLAKEFSFAKTLNSMARQASAERAWAAVSRFYANCKQGIRPVGYPKFKKDGRSVEYKTTGWRRLDPKRIQFTDGKGIGRLKLIGTWDLAQVPTKLIKRVRLIRRADGYYCQFWLGIEYRPEAPKTREAIGLDVGLESFYTNSSGHKEPNPRFLREGEKRLKLLQRRLSRKQKGSSNRRKARQRLARQHLKISRKREEHAKRLARCVVLANDWVFYENLQVRNLIRNHCLAKSIADASWSQFRRWLEYFAWKFGKVAWPVNPAYTSQDCYHCGNRVVKTLSTRTHRCRCGTVIDRDENAALNILKLGIEQYRRAAGN, encoded by the coding sequence ATGTATGTCTGCGAGTTCAAGGTCAGAGCCAATGCTGAGCAGCGTCGAGCCATCGACGAGGCGATCCGCACGGCCGGGTTCATCCGCAATAAATGCTTGCGGCTCTGGATGGACGTGCGCGGCACGGGCAAGGCTGAGATGAGCGCCTACTGTGCGGTACTGGCCAAGGAGTTTTCGTTTGCTAAGACCCTCAACTCAATGGCACGTCAGGCTAGTGCAGAACGGGCGTGGGCGGCGGTGAGTCGTTTCTACGCCAATTGCAAGCAGGGCATCCGCCCTGTGGGCTATCCCAAATTCAAGAAGGATGGCCGCTCAGTCGAGTACAAGACGACAGGATGGAGGCGGCTTGACCCCAAGCGCATTCAATTCACGGATGGCAAGGGAATTGGCCGACTGAAGTTGATTGGCACCTGGGACTTGGCTCAAGTCCCCACAAAGCTGATTAAGCGGGTTCGGCTAATTCGCAGGGCTGACGGGTACTACTGCCAGTTCTGGCTTGGGATTGAGTATCGACCCGAGGCACCCAAGACCCGAGAGGCGATTGGATTGGATGTGGGGCTCGAAAGTTTCTACACCAACTCGAGCGGCCACAAGGAGCCCAACCCTCGCTTTTTGAGGGAAGGCGAAAAGCGACTGAAGCTTCTCCAACGGCGGCTGTCTCGGAAGCAAAAAGGGTCATCCAATCGACGCAAGGCCAGACAGCGCCTTGCCAGACAGCACCTCAAGATAAGTAGAAAACGTGAAGAACATGCCAAGAGATTGGCACGTTGCGTAGTCCTGGCTAACGACTGGGTGTTCTACGAAAACTTGCAGGTACGCAATCTGATTCGCAACCACTGTCTAGCGAAAAGCATCGCTGATGCTAGTTGGTCTCAGTTTCGGCGATGGCTGGAGTATTTTGCCTGGAAGTTTGGCAAGGTGGCTTGGCCGGTCAATCCAGCCTATACCTCTCAGGATTGCTATCACTGCGGGAATCGAGTTGTCAAGACCTTGAGTACCCGCACCCATAGATGTCGTTGCGGCACCGTCATCGACCGCGATGAAAATGCTGCACTCAATATCCTGAAGCTGGGCATCGAACAGTACCGGCGGGCAGCCGGAAACTAA
- the tnpA gene encoding IS200/IS605 family transposase, whose amino-acid sequence MGQEYRQTKTSVSLINYHFVWCPKRRKKVLVGSIKERLTVLIHDKARELDCEVVSLAVEPDHVHLFLNAPPQIAPHQLMHRIKGATSHQLRKEFPSLLRLPSLWTRSYFCGSAGNVSSEAIQRYIEAQR is encoded by the coding sequence ATGGGCCAAGAGTACCGCCAAACCAAAACATCTGTATCACTGATCAACTATCACTTCGTCTGGTGCCCAAAGCGGCGAAAGAAGGTGCTGGTTGGCTCAATCAAGGAGAGGCTGACCGTGCTGATTCACGACAAGGCTAGGGAGTTGGACTGTGAGGTGGTTAGTTTGGCAGTGGAGCCTGACCACGTCCACCTATTCCTGAACGCACCGCCACAGATAGCGCCCCACCAGCTCATGCACCGCATCAAGGGGGCTACGTCCCACCAGCTTCGCAAAGAGTTTCCGTCCCTCCTGAGATTGCCGTCCCTGTGGACACGCTCCTACTTTTGCGGGTCGGCGGGGAACGTCTCTTCTGAGGCAATTCAGCGCTATATTGAGGCCCAACGCTGA
- a CDS encoding prepilin-type N-terminal cleavage/methylation domain-containing protein, with the protein MKTAFQTKFIQHLSNRKGKDEGFTLIELLVVIIIIGILAAIALPSFLNQAAKARQSEAKNAVGAVMRQQQAHRMENGKFAGNMSRLKVGLPTETDNYEYSFEPAQDGDDVGGDIDGSQTEIIATPKQDGLLAYAGGVIVTTTGQTAAQACQSADDDLGPNATANVNFNEGADVNEAVTCDEGLQMK; encoded by the coding sequence ATGAAAACTGCATTTCAAACCAAGTTCATCCAACACCTGAGCAACCGCAAAGGTAAAGACGAAGGTTTTACTCTAATTGAACTTCTGGTCGTTATTATCATTATCGGTATTTTGGCAGCTATTGCTCTGCCTTCATTCCTGAACCAAGCAGCGAAAGCCAGACAGTCCGAAGCGAAAAATGCTGTAGGTGCTGTAATGCGTCAGCAACAAGCTCACCGTATGGAAAATGGCAAGTTTGCTGGTAACATGTCGCGCCTAAAAGTGGGTCTGCCCACGGAGACCGATAACTACGAGTATAGCTTTGAACCAGCTCAGGATGGCGATGATGTGGGTGGGGATATCGATGGATCTCAAACCGAAATCATCGCAACTCCAAAACAAGATGGACTCTTGGCTTACGCCGGTGGTGTCATTGTAACTACGACCGGTCAAACGGCTGCCCAAGCTTGCCAGTCTGCCGATGACGATCTAGGTCCGAACGCAACGGCAAATGTCAACTTCAATGAGGGTGCCGATGTCAATGAGGCAGTGACCTGTGATGAGGGTCTACAAATGAAATAG
- a CDS encoding methyltransferase domain-containing protein, with protein sequence MISQSKQHLEAVRQQFERSPYPRISLEETPKDNSSYLYQHHFASAYYHRNQQVIDPKDKLILDAGCGSGYKALALAYANPGAKIVGIDFSEESVKLARTRLEYHGIENVEFHAMAIESIASLGMEFDYINCDEVLYLLPDPEAGLRALKSVLKPQGIIRGNLHSALQRVNFFRAQKLFKMMGLMEDDVTDEMAMELSQETMEALRDSVDLKKKVWNSRIKGNPEGLLANYLLREDRGYTIPDLFELLGKTDLEFISMVNWRQWNPFDLFVEEDKLPAFLGMSLPATSIEERLHLYELLNPIHRLLDFWVGHPGGGCEWQPPEEWDSQTWNLAQVHLHPLLQTDSTRRELETCLQHYRAFTISQQLAIPGVGKVMIDGTTAGCLLPLFQSPQSFSNLTGFFRELRPRNPVTAEATSDEEAFAAVRGLLQSLESLSFVFLSLDPSLAKA encoded by the coding sequence ATGATTAGCCAGAGTAAACAGCATTTAGAAGCCGTAAGACAGCAGTTTGAACGGTCTCCCTATCCTCGAATCTCCCTTGAAGAAACACCAAAAGATAATTCAAGCTATCTCTATCAACACCATTTTGCCAGTGCCTACTATCACCGCAACCAACAGGTCATTGACCCGAAGGATAAGCTAATTTTAGATGCCGGATGTGGCAGTGGCTACAAGGCATTGGCTTTGGCCTATGCTAATCCCGGAGCCAAGATTGTCGGCATTGACTTCTCTGAAGAGTCTGTGAAGTTAGCCCGAACTCGCCTGGAGTATCACGGCATTGAAAACGTCGAGTTCCATGCCATGGCCATTGAAAGCATCGCCAGTCTGGGAATGGAGTTTGATTACATCAACTGTGATGAGGTATTGTACTTGCTCCCCGACCCCGAAGCGGGACTGCGGGCCCTCAAATCGGTGCTCAAGCCTCAGGGAATTATTCGCGGCAACCTCCACAGTGCCTTGCAACGGGTGAACTTCTTCCGGGCCCAGAAGCTCTTTAAGATGATGGGGCTGATGGAGGATGATGTCACCGATGAGATGGCCATGGAACTCTCTCAAGAGACCATGGAGGCCCTGCGGGACTCGGTCGATCTTAAAAAGAAGGTCTGGAACTCACGAATTAAGGGTAATCCTGAGGGCCTACTCGCCAATTACCTGTTACGAGAAGATCGCGGTTACACCATCCCGGATCTATTTGAGCTACTTGGGAAGACTGACCTAGAGTTTATCAGTATGGTCAACTGGCGGCAGTGGAATCCGTTTGACCTGTTTGTCGAGGAGGACAAGTTACCGGCCTTCCTGGGGATGAGTTTACCGGCCACATCCATTGAGGAACGGCTACACCTTTACGAACTCCTCAATCCCATTCACCGTCTCCTGGACTTCTGGGTGGGTCATCCTGGCGGGGGATGCGAGTGGCAACCACCGGAAGAATGGGACAGTCAAACCTGGAACTTGGCCCAGGTTCACCTCCATCCCCTCTTACAGACGGACTCAACCCGTCGAGAACTCGAAACCTGTCTTCAGCACTATCGAGCCTTCACCATCAGCCAACAGCTAGCGATTCCTGGAGTCGGGAAGGTCATGATTGATGGTACAACGGCCGGTTGTCTACTTCCCCTGTTCCAGAGTCCCCAATCGTTTTCCAATCTCACTGGCTTCTTCCGGGAACTTCGTCCCCGCAACCCCGTGACCGCTGAGGCGACCTCTGACGAAGAAGCCTTTGCTGCTGTTCGGGGTCTGCTACAAAGTCTAGAATCCCTCTCCTTTGTTTTCCTGTCCTTAGACCCATCCCTGGCTAAGGCTTAG
- a CDS encoding M15 family metallopeptidase, with translation MVDDIPEALRDRPVERPSGTQTTSTATGMPLLFLIFALTASVALGGLGWYLWQNQGQIPPLGESTPTSPEEMTPAREGTTTENPNLLGHLPYEEAPAEDLRPIVSDNTIKLRSAAAEAYLEMEAAARADGIWLMPLSGFRSVEDQEYLFFEIKAQRGQVPAQRAEVSAPPGHSEHHTGYAIDIGDADVPATNLSPDFENTAAFKWLRENAAYFSFELSFPRDNPQNIMYEPWHWRFVGDRHSLETFYKAREMFEDGELEDF, from the coding sequence ATGGTTGATGACATTCCCGAAGCACTACGCGATCGCCCCGTTGAACGCCCCTCAGGGACTCAGACGACCTCAACGGCGACGGGGATGCCCCTTCTCTTCCTCATCTTTGCCCTCACCGCCAGCGTCGCCCTGGGAGGGTTAGGCTGGTATCTCTGGCAGAATCAGGGCCAAATCCCTCCCTTGGGCGAGTCGACTCCCACCTCTCCCGAAGAGATGACCCCAGCAAGGGAGGGAACTACCACTGAAAATCCCAATCTCCTAGGGCATCTTCCCTACGAAGAAGCCCCAGCCGAAGACCTGCGGCCGATTGTCTCTGACAATACCATCAAGCTACGGTCAGCGGCAGCGGAGGCCTATTTAGAGATGGAAGCCGCGGCCCGGGCCGATGGGATTTGGCTGATGCCTCTTTCAGGATTTCGCTCGGTGGAGGACCAGGAATATCTCTTTTTTGAGATTAAAGCTCAGCGAGGACAAGTCCCGGCACAACGGGCCGAAGTCAGCGCCCCTCCGGGACATAGCGAACATCATACCGGCTATGCCATTGATATTGGCGATGCCGATGTTCCGGCGACCAATCTCTCTCCTGACTTTGAGAATACGGCGGCCTTTAAGTGGTTACGAGAGAATGCCGCCTATTTCAGTTTTGAGTTATCCTTTCCTCGCGATAATCCTCAAAACATTATGTATGAACCCTGGCACTGGCGTTTTGTGGGCGATCGGCATAGCTTGGAAACCTTTTATAAAGCCCGAGAAATGTTTGAGGATGGAGAATTGGAAGATTTCTAG
- a CDS encoding phosphodiester glycosidase family protein — protein sequence MTAFIAFTLTTTLLATVPLSTDPPYKFKVIRQEPGLRLYGNGVDWVQELDLSAGVSLQLFDPRHVQDWGEGADDLGNLPQYDTGVSVVIDPQPIQVHWQDLEERWGDRAFSVTNGQFFGSRPLQLAFPLKADGIIYSGGYAGLGEYPGEKQMLIIEGQQAQILPFPEVGYPENPLFSPIPNLLVGLDEGADKGIKRAVGRTFIGVGDRNQDGTSETLWIFNSPAATQLRAARVLRALGAQGIMMLDGGGSTQLWVQGVERLRSRDRTPRAIPHSLGVILPRPSTPDGPAETPGPPPEESGL from the coding sequence TTGACAGCTTTCATCGCCTTCACCCTCACCACAACCCTGTTAGCAACGGTTCCCCTGTCAACAGATCCCCCCTATAAATTTAAGGTGATTCGCCAGGAACCGGGCCTACGGCTTTATGGTAATGGCGTTGATTGGGTTCAGGAACTGGACTTGAGTGCTGGGGTATCCCTGCAACTGTTTGACCCCCGTCATGTCCAAGATTGGGGGGAGGGGGCTGATGACCTGGGCAACCTCCCCCAATATGATACTGGGGTCAGTGTTGTCATTGACCCGCAACCCATACAAGTCCATTGGCAGGATTTAGAGGAGCGTTGGGGCGATCGCGCCTTTTCGGTCACCAATGGTCAGTTTTTCGGCTCCCGTCCCCTACAACTAGCCTTTCCCCTCAAAGCTGACGGGATTATCTACAGTGGCGGCTACGCAGGCCTAGGAGAATATCCCGGAGAAAAGCAAATGTTGATTATCGAGGGCCAGCAGGCCCAGATTCTCCCCTTTCCTGAAGTCGGTTATCCTGAGAATCCCCTCTTTTCCCCCATCCCCAATCTCTTGGTGGGCCTGGATGAAGGGGCCGACAAAGGCATTAAACGGGCCGTGGGGCGAACCTTTATCGGGGTGGGCGATCGCAACCAAGACGGAACCTCAGAAACTCTCTGGATTTTCAACTCGCCCGCCGCCACCCAACTGCGAGCGGCCCGGGTACTGCGGGCCCTGGGCGCTCAAGGGATCATGATGTTAGATGGGGGTGGCTCAACTCAACTCTGGGTTCAGGGAGTCGAACGACTGCGATCGCGCGATCGCACTCCCCGAGCCATTCCCCACAGCCTGGGGGTTATTTTACCGAGGCCGTCAACTCCCGATGGGCCGGCGGAAACACCCGGGCCGCCTCCTGAGGAATCTGGACTTTAA